Below is a window of Anomaloglossus baeobatrachus isolate aAnoBae1 chromosome 8, aAnoBae1.hap1, whole genome shotgun sequence DNA.
GGCTTTCTCATTCTCGTACTTGCTCTTCAAGTTTGCGAGAGCGACCTCCGCAGTctggagggagaaaaaaaaaaaaattagaaagtcACGTTGGGGAATTTTATCATTATGACCAAATTATTTTGGAGGGATAATTACATAAAACAGTAAGAAAGTGTCAATTTCAAATAGCAATTAAGAAAATTACAAAAATATGAGAGTAATCCCTTCTAGTGCTAAATTACTATTCTATCACTGATGTGCCATAAAGTACCAGGAGAATGTAACGGTTCCAAGCCTTAATCTGGAAAATCAGCCGTACACATCCACGTGACGCAGCGCGGCAGGACACGTTTCTTTACAGTAAAGATAAGATTGAATAAGAAATAGGATAAGATTCGTCCATTCAATCCAAGAAATGGCTGAGGATTCATCTGCTCTAGAGATTAATTGCAAATATATTCCCCCCTTCCGAAATAATGAGACATAACCTACTTTCCTCAGAGCGTATCACGCAATGAATAAATTATAATTGAAAATATAATTGCTTAAGCTCCATGTCAAATTGGGACTCACTTGTTTGTTGGCTTTGAGCACAGTCCTCAACGTCGCAATCTGTTCCCTCTTGGTGCTCAAAAGAGACTTGAGCTTCAAGATGTCTTCCATGAGCGTCTCTTTGTCTCTATCGACGGCCGGTCCGAGCTCTTGGCTGGCTGCTTGCTGCCGGGATAGCTCCGTGGTCCTGTCCACGGCAGCCTGTAAATGCTTGATCTGATCCCGGATTATAGCAATCAGGTTATAAATGTTCATGGGTTCTCTTCTAGGGTCAGAAACAGGCGATGGGATTGGAGATACAGGGGATCCGGACTCACTATGGCCATTTTCATTGTTCAACAGACCCTTGGAAAGAAGGATTGGCGATCTACGGCCTTTACCTTCCGGGCTGTGTCTTCCGCCTTTGCCCTCCTTGTAATAATCCAGCATGACCCGGTTTGGCGTTTCGTTGTTGCACATACACACATGGTGGTACAAATTGGCCAGCTCTTCACTAAACGTAACCAGCTCATCCTGAGCCACGGTGAGACTTCCTTGCGTCTCTCCAGCTACATCGCTCACCTTCTTTAACTCTTTCTCGAGCCGGACAACTTGGTCTCTGTCTTGCCGCGTGGTCTTCTCAAGCAAGGAGATCTTTTCTACCATGGCTTGTGTCTCACTCTCAAATCGGTTCTTGTCCTCTTCGTATTTTGACTCGCACTCCTCGTACTTGGTCTTCACCGTCTTCAGTTCCTCTTTGAGGTCATGTATTTCAGCCGAGGCTACCTTGTACTTGCATTCTAAGATCTCAGGACCATTGATGTCCACCTCATAATAATCTCCATCTTCGTGACTGTCCCGCTCCTTCTCGTTGTCTAGAGAGGACTGGCGTTCCTTGGAGGCATGAAGCTTCTTCATAGCATCTAGGTTTTCGGTGAGCCGGCTGACCTTGTCGTTCTGCTCGGAGAGAACACCTTTGGTGCTCTCCAGTTGTTTCTGAGATTCCTGAAGAGTCGATAACAAACCAACCTTTTCTCTTTCCATCTAAACAATttgataaaaaacaaaaacacatggtCAGTACACAGGAACCCTCAAACCAACGTATAATATTACAAATCTGAGCCGTATACTGAGTGTCCTATTAGTTAGACTACAGTGTATTGTGATTTCGCTAACGTGAGTCACCCATCCTCACAAATGGTACCATCATTTCCTGACTGGTGGTGTCAGGCAATGGGACAACCTACATATCACAAATTGGCGACAGCAGAATTCATGTTCCACCCTTTGTACCCACACTTATCTACTGCTATGCGAGGTCCCAAAACAGTGAGCCAGCCATGACACCCCAACCTCCAACATGCCTGGTGGTGTGGACGCTCCCAAAGAAGTCAAGAAAAGCTGCATATGCACTGCCATGTATCTCACCATTGACACTAGCATTGGCAGCGCTGGATGAGGGGACCCCAATTCTGCAGTGAGACCCACATGCATTAGACAAAGGAACCCTTTTAAGCTCTTCACCTATTTTTCTTATTAAAGTACCAGTccagtgaaagggggggggggggggttagcactggagtgttgctttaaatctaagcctacTGCTCCCTGTCATATAGTCACATTCCGGTGTTTTCACCATTTACCGATGCCGCTCTGGTCCCACAtcgccatcttgtgacagtaacttctgactgggCAGATGTCAGGTGTTatggtcacaagctctcaatgtatgtctatgagagccaggatggggctttcatagacttgtacagaattgtgacctccggcgcctccatgaaaaactggagctgccagcaggtcacaaatcactggaaCCCAACAGAGCGGTGGCGAGATCGGGTGAAGCTGCCAGAAGATGATTAGAAGACCGGGGGGGCGGCAGCATTTAAACAACACTCCATCAGTGGAATAAAAATAGACGGAGCGGTGCTTTAAAGTTTGCCCCAGATTCACCTAGGTAATACTAGTCATGTATCATTGGCTTTGGAGTGCAAGAACTTAGTAATTGGCAAGTAGTAAAATATAAACTTAAAGGAGTGGTTTCATCTTCAACGGGTAAAATTGCAAAATGCTTCAAAAACAAAAAACTTTGCAAATTATTAAATTTGTGCTCCATTCTCAAGAGCGGAGTGATGTTAAGATTTTATCGTTTACGGATTGCCTCGGTTACTGGCCACCTCTGTAGGCCATCAGCAGTGGCCAATTTCATAGGCCGCGAGTAGTGTTATAGACCTAGCAAGCACGGCTGTGACGCTAGCTGGATGCGGTCAGCGTCCCTGCGCTCCTCCGATGCTGCACAGGTAAAGCTGTCGCTTCGTGGCACAGAGCACAGTTCAGGCCATCACCACTGCCGTGCCACTGGTCCCAATTTTCAGGAGCACAGAGTTACCCAACTGCCCTGTATTATTTCCATGTATCGCTATTACTGCAGGGCATCTGCTCATTTTTtgtttttctcttgggttttgtctgtgaaatggccacGGTGTGAACGGGCTGCTACTGCACATATACCAACTTGTACTCCGGCTTGGTTTTTATATTTAAGGAACAAGTCTTAAACTTTTTGGTTGACTACTAAGTGTCTTGGCTTCCTTACTCTAAAGCTGTGCTCGGCCCCAGCTGATCGGGTAGACCACTGGAGTAATAAAGAACTGAAACCTATTTTTCCCTTTACCATAATTGTGCATTTTTGTTTAACCCCAAAATAAAAAAAGGTTAGAAATAAGTCCCATGTAACCAAAAATGATACCAATGAAAACTGCAACACGGCCTGTAACATAACAAGCCCTGACAATAGGAGAACGTAGCAGCCATGGCTTCTGGAATTTGGTGATAAAGAGAAATgttcctgatgtgtgtgtgcgccttAGTCATTATCCCTAGCAGTGAAGACCCCATAGCAGTGAAGACCCCATAGCAGTGAAGACCCCATAGCAGTGAAGACCCCATAGCAGTGAAGACCACATAGCCGTGAAGACCCCATAGCCGTGAAGACCCCATAGCCGTGAAGACCCCATAGCCGTGAAGACCCCATAGCCGTGAAGACCCCATAGCCGTGAAGACCCCATAGCCGTGAAGACCCCATAGCAGTGAAGACCCCATAGCAGTGAAGACCTCATAGCAGTGAAGACCCTGAGGGTTCGGTGTTTTGGAGGGGTCATATACAGATACCTGCATCAGTTGTTGCTTGAGTTTCTGTATTTCAGAGATGTTCAGCTCACTCAGCAGATCTGACACCAGACTTGGCGCTGGATCGTTCTTCTTGGGGGTGGACGCCTTATTATCAGCATTCATCTTGATGACTCCATTATGCTCAAAACCGTTCACGACGTCATCGTTGTTGGGCTCCGTGATTTCGTCGCTGAACTTTAGCCCATCCAGGGAGAAGTTTAGGTGGTTGCTGAACATGGAGTCGTTGATGTTCATGTAATGGGACAGCTCCTTCCGCAGGTTGTTCTTCTGCTCCCGTTCAGTCTTCAGGGTCTCCAGGGCTTCCTCCAGTTGTCTTTCGGAAATCTCTTTTAGTCGGATGGCATCTTCGAGCTGGCTGTTCAGGAACTCCGTCTCTTCCTCCAGTCTTTTGATTTCATGTTTGAGACCCTCAAACTCCACCTGGAGAAAATCATAAAGGAAAATAATCACACACCTGAGTTATGTATTCTATAGCACAATACTTGTGATATACAAGAAAAAAATGTTTGTAGACAGAGAACATGGAGGAACCAAGGGCACTCCATGCACCACTGTTTAGCGCCTCAGTACAACATCATAATGAATACATTCTAGGGAAGAATATCGCTGTAGCCCCGCATCCGATGAGGCATGCCGGAGGCCTATGGGGAATGCCGGAGGCCTATGGGGCATGCCGGAGGCCTATGGGGCATGCCGGAGGCCTATGGGGCATGCCGGAGGCCTATGGGGCATGCCGGAGGCCTATGGGGCATGCCGGAGGCCTATGGGGCATGCCGGAGGCCTATGGGGCATGCCGGAGGCCTATGGGGCACATTGTCAGCCCACAGATTGCCAAGGTGCTGTATTAGCTCTCTAAAACGTGGAGTTAGTATGGAGACATTCACAGCCAGCCTCAGGTCTTCACCCCTGTACGAAAGTTGAGAAGTGTCTAAAAAAGTGCTATTCTGGACAAAAACTATCCAAAAGTCAATCAGTATTCTAAAACAAAAACTATCAGGCCTACACATGCAAGtaaatgcataataataataatatactatatatatatatataaaagacaaAGATACATAACGATCACAGACTTTTGAAATTTCCAATGTTATATTAAAAAGAATATTTGTAGAAAATAACTGTTCAAACAAAGCACAGTCGCTCAGTGAGCAGTTCAGTTCAGccacctgcttgttttctatcTTTCTTTGCCCTTCTCTGGTTCCTGAAAAGTCAGATGTCGATAAAGAGTAGGCTGAGATAGACGAAAAACAAATAGGCTGGATGGCGCGCCGAACTGCtacgccacaccaagggtgcaccaaactgCTATGCCAGACCAAGGGTACGGCGAACTGAAGGGTGCGCCAAACTGCTACGCTAAACCAAGGGCGCGCCGGACTGCTATGCTACACAAAGGGTGCGCCAAACTGCTATGCCAGACCAAGGGTGCGCCGAACTGAAGGGTGCGCCGAACTGCtacgccacaccaagggtgcaccaaactgCTATGCCAGACCAAGGGTGCTGCGAACTGAAGGGTGCGCCAAACTGCTACGCTAAACCAAGGGCGCGCCGGACTGCTATGCTACACAAAGGGTGCGCCAAACTGCTATGCCAGACCAAGGGTGCGCCGAACTGAAGGGTGCGCCGAACTGCtacgccacaccaagggtgcaccaaactgCTATGCCAGACCAAGGGTGCTGCGAACTGAAGGGTGCGCTAAACTGCTACACCAAACCAAGGGCGCGCCGGACTGCTATGCTACACAAAGGGTGCGCCAAACTACTATGCCAGACCAAGGGTGCGCCGAACTGAAGGGTGCGCCAAACTGCTACGCCAAACCAAGGGCGCACCAATCTGCTATGCTACACCAAGGGTGCGCCAAACCAAGGGTGCGCCGAACTGCtatgccacaccaagggtgcaccgaacTGCTATGCAACACCAAGGGTGCGCAGAACTGCTACGCCACACCAAGGGTACATCCAACTGAATGGCCACACTAAGGTGGCACTGAACTGCTTGGCCACACCAAGagtgcgcctgtgcttggtttgaacagtcattttgtgcagaCTTCCTTTTAGAGCACAGACACTActatttacctgattttgcttaagCACTGATACTTGTTTCTGCAGAGAGATGTTCTCCTCCTCCAGCTCGGTGTAGTCTTGGAGTAATCTGGCTTCTCGGAATTTGTACTCTTTGATGTCATCTCGCAGGCGAGCTCTTTGGACCTCCACATTTTGATTCAGCTGAAATGATAGAAAAGCACAAAACAATATGATATAGATGTAACGTATAAACAAATACACGTGATATAATGAAGCTTATCGGCCGGTGTATTGCATTGCTCTATTCTTGCAGTACAATAAATCCCACTGGCACAGGTCATACCAGTAACACAATCCTTCTACATAAACTGCCGGCGAGCCTTCACCTGATGGAGCCGGTCATCTGCTCAGAACCACATTGTACTAAATCTAGACACTAGAACAGTTAATGGAGGCTAGAAGACCAAGTATATTCATGTATCCTATACATGGAGCACAGAGTCTGCAAGTGCTGGATTGTGGGACCACAGCCATAAAGGCAAGCAAGGACTGACTATATGTTATAGCCAAAAAAGCTGCAAGATTGAAGCTCTGTTACATACTATTTACACTAGTTGAATAGGCAGTTTATCTTCATCAGCATTATGCCAGCACTATATGTGCTAGAACTTCCGTTTCCGCATTTTCACCATGTGTTGGTCCTGCGCAATCTCCAATAGTTTGCTTGCCTTGgacttaaagggaatcaatcagcAGTGTTTTGctatttaggctggtttcacactacgtctttttaacatccgttgaaaacgtttttttaacggaagtacggatcctgtgcaaatccgttttcatgtcaatgcattttcaatggactcgcgtccacctgcgtttgcgtgcgtttgcgtccgttagacgcaggatccgtcctttgcgttattttaacatgtttcaaaaacgcaacatgtagcgtttttgagctccgtccaaatactgcaaattgctggatcctgactataacgcacggaaacgcaggtgaacgctgcatgctgatagacaggatcctgcttttggactgagcatgcccagaacctgtctgtctgtctgtctgtctgtctgtctgtctgtctgtctgtctgtctgtctgtctgtctctctctctctctctctctctctctcctcgtaaccaagataaatatcgggtatccaaggccgatgtttaccttggttaccagcgtctgcagctgtcagaagcctcctcccagtgtagttaccctcactcccgatcacatgactacaatgcccgcccctaaacatccactgcaggatcctgcaaaataacatatgcgtttgcatacgttatttgctgtaaaagcaggatccgtacttccgttaaaaaaacgttttcaacggatgttaaaaagacgtagtgtgaaaccagccttaatctgagagcagcttaatgtGGCGGCAGAAagactgattccagggatgtgtgtgtcactgggctgcttggtgcagttttactacaatcagtgttttatcaactgAAGATTATCACTAAAGACAAGGTGTCTCATGTCAGGCAGTCATACTGATCTGTATAacctcaccccccccctccccctctcactGGTTAGTGGCTTGATATCAATGTACTGTTTACACAggaatggtgtgggtggggttatacacaggaagctgccaatcacagGGCTGTGGCCGGGGTTATAcatagctcagcattctgagcactgctacatctagtgcagagaaaacagggattctattaaAACTGCAACAAGTAATACAATAAGTGATACTTAATATACAAATTCTGCAAATGTATCAAATGAGATCAAAGTGTCTGAGAAGTGATCAGTTCATGCAGTAACAAATATATACAAATAAAGAGAAAGCTGATACACGACTTTGTAATTACACAAATATCTAAAAGAAAGAACTAACAAGTAACTTCGCCCATAAGAAAAACCGAAATGTGCAGATATTATACCGTATACTACGAGGACTTGTGGGGCGACAGTGGCTCTCACATTGACAAGTAAAAAGACAAAGGCGGCCACAGAACTGTTCATATAGACTCTCGTATAAGGGAAAACGGATGCCTCAACTTGCAACATTTTGGGCCCATTTATGGTGGGAGTTTTAGAATTTAAAGAAACACTAACCCCAAAAATTAACGCCAAATCTAAACTACAGGTACCCGTGCCCACAATACTTGTCAATCTGCATGTACAGAGTGTAGAAATCGTTAACGCAGGACATTTTCTGCCTAGCAGCTCAGCTATAGAATggcaggaggcatgggagaagaatTTGTGGTTCCTATCGTAAACTgagcagaggggggaggctcctgctgcagttatGAGACTTCAGCCTAACACAGGATTGTGAGAAATGTATTACAGGtgaagaaaggttgaactagaaggACCTAGGTATTATTGCCACCTATGTAACTATATTTAAAAAGGAGGAAGGGAAAAGGAAAAAATAAGCTCATGGGAGCGGTTTATTTGCAATATGAGACTAAATTGGAGCAAACTGAACAAAACAAAAATAAGGAAGGGATTGCTTTTTTAAATTTCTTATTTATCAAGACAGGCGTTTTATAAGCTAGCATTTATTCATTAGAAGGAAATGATGCGCCAATTTCAAAAAGATGAGCCAGAGTGCGCGGCGGGCCGACCAGAGTGCGCG
It encodes the following:
- the BICD2 gene encoding LOW QUALITY PROTEIN: protein bicaudal D homolog 2 (The sequence of the model RefSeq protein was modified relative to this genomic sequence to represent the inferred CDS: inserted 2 bases in 2 codons), which codes for MTDVRPAPLPGMALLMEEDEYDRLVMQSAPXWLRTETRRLFRELGETXREKIQAAEYGLAVLDEKQQLKAQYDELELEHETVRQELEQLKEAFGQAHSNHKKVAADGESREESLIQESATKEEYYMKKVLELQTELKQSKNVVANTVSENERLSSLAQELRELNQNVEVQRARLRDDIKEYKFREARLLQDYTELEEENISLQKQVSVLKQNQVEFEGLKHEIKRLEEETEFLNSQLEDAIRLKEISERQLEEALETLKTEREQKNNLRKELSHYMNINDSMFSNHLNFSLDGLKFSDEITEPNNDDVVNGFEHNGVIKMNADNKASTPKKNDPAPSLVSDLLSELNISEIQKLKQQLMQMEREKVGLLSTLQESQKQLESTKGVLSEQNDKVSRLTENLDAMKKLHASKERQSSLDNEKERDSHEDGDYYEVDINGPEILECKYKVASAEIHDLKEELKTVKTKYEECESKYEEDKNRFESETQAMVEKISLLEKTTRQDRDQVVRLEKELKKVSDVAGETQGSLTVAQDELVTFSEELANLYHHVCMCNNETPNRVMLDYYKEGKGGRHSPEGKGRRSPILLSKGLLNNENGHSESGSPVSPIPSPVSDPRREPMNIYNLIAIIRDQIKHLQAAVDRTTELSRQQAASQELGPAVDRDKETLMEDILKLKSLLSTKREQIATLRTVLKANKQTAEVALANLKSKYENEKAMVTETMMKLRNELKALKEDAATFSSLRAMFATRCDEYVTQLDEMQRQLAAAEDEKKTLNSLLRMAIQQKLALTQRLEHLELDNEQARRVRTKSTSKTKTSNPSL